The following proteins are encoded in a genomic region of Streptomyces collinus Tu 365:
- the ahcY gene encoding adenosylhomocysteinase, translated as MTTVDNRQDFKVADLSLADFGRKEITLAEHEMPGLMAIRKEYAEAQPLAGARVTGSLHMTVQTAVLIETLVALGAQVRWASCNIFSTQDHAAAAIAVGPDGTPDNPQGVPVFAWKGETLEEYWWCTEQALTWPDSPTGGPNMILDDGGDATLLVHKGVEYEKDGKVPSVDTAESDEHRVILELLHRTITDGSQKWTQLASEIRGVTEETTTGVHRLYEMHRDGTLLFPAINVNDAVTKSKFDNKYGCRHSLIDGINRATDTLIGGKTAVVCGYGDVGKGCAESLRGQGARVIITEIDPICALQAAMDGYQVTTLDEVIDKADIFVTTTGNKDIIMATDMAKMKHQAIVGNIGHFDNEIDMAGLAKIPGIVKDEVKPQVHTWKFPDGKVIIVLSEGRLLNLGNATGHPSFVMSNSFADQTLAQIELFTKPDAYPTDVYVLPKHLDEKVARLHLDALGVKLTTLRPEQAAYIGVEVEGPYKSDHYRY; from the coding sequence ATGACGACTGTCGACAACCGACAGGACTTCAAGGTCGCCGACCTCTCCCTGGCCGACTTCGGCCGCAAGGAGATCACCCTCGCCGAGCACGAGATGCCGGGCCTGATGGCGATCCGCAAGGAGTACGCCGAGGCCCAGCCCCTCGCCGGCGCCCGCGTCACCGGCTCCCTGCACATGACCGTGCAGACCGCCGTCCTCATCGAGACCCTGGTCGCCCTCGGCGCCCAGGTCCGCTGGGCCTCCTGCAACATCTTCTCCACCCAGGACCACGCGGCCGCCGCCATCGCCGTCGGCCCGGACGGCACGCCCGACAACCCGCAGGGCGTCCCGGTCTTCGCCTGGAAGGGCGAGACCCTGGAGGAGTACTGGTGGTGCACCGAGCAGGCGCTGACCTGGCCTGACAGCCCCACCGGCGGCCCGAACATGATCCTCGACGACGGTGGCGACGCCACCCTGCTCGTCCACAAGGGCGTCGAGTACGAGAAGGACGGCAAGGTCCCCTCCGTCGACACCGCCGAGTCCGACGAGCACCGCGTCATCCTGGAACTGCTGCACCGCACCATCACGGACGGCTCGCAGAAGTGGACCCAGCTGGCCTCCGAGATCCGCGGTGTCACCGAGGAGACCACCACCGGCGTCCACCGCCTGTACGAGATGCACCGCGACGGCACCCTGCTGTTCCCGGCGATCAACGTGAACGACGCCGTCACCAAGTCGAAGTTCGACAACAAGTACGGCTGCCGCCACTCCCTGATCGACGGCATCAACCGCGCCACCGACACCCTGATCGGCGGCAAGACCGCCGTCGTCTGCGGCTACGGCGACGTCGGCAAGGGCTGCGCGGAGTCCCTGCGCGGCCAGGGCGCCCGAGTGATCATCACCGAGATCGACCCGATCTGCGCGCTGCAGGCGGCGATGGACGGCTACCAGGTCACGACCCTCGACGAGGTCATCGACAAGGCCGACATCTTCGTCACCACGACGGGCAACAAGGACATCATCATGGCCACGGACATGGCCAAGATGAAGCACCAGGCGATCGTCGGCAACATCGGCCACTTCGACAACGAGATCGACATGGCCGGCCTCGCCAAGATCCCCGGCATCGTCAAGGACGAGGTCAAGCCGCAGGTCCACACCTGGAAGTTCCCCGACGGCAAGGTCATCATCGTGCTGTCCGAGGGCCGCCTGCTGAACCTGGGCAACGCCACCGGCCACCCCTCGTTCGTGATGTCCAACTCGTTCGCGGACCAGACCCTGGCCCAGATCGAGCTGTTCACCAAGCCCGACGCCTACCCGACCGACGTCTACGTGCTGCCCAAGCACCTCGACGAGAAGGTCGCCCGACTGCACCTGGACGCTCTCGGCGTGAAGCTCACCACGCTGCGCCCCGAGCAGGCCGCGTACATCGGCGTCGAGGTCGAGGGCCCGTACAAGTCGGACCACTACCGCTACTGA
- a CDS encoding DUF3499 domain-containing protein — MSPVRRCSRTACGRPAVATLTYVYADSTAVLGPLATYAEPHCYDLCAEHSERLTAPRGWEVVRLLDGSAPARPSGDDLEALANAVREAARPQQRAAEAGGARTVDPMEVARRGHLRVLRSPDN, encoded by the coding sequence GTGAGCCCTGTACGTCGCTGTTCGCGCACCGCCTGCGGCCGACCCGCCGTCGCGACGCTGACGTACGTCTACGCCGACTCGACCGCGGTCCTCGGCCCGCTCGCCACCTACGCCGAACCCCACTGCTACGACCTGTGCGCCGAGCACTCCGAGCGCCTCACCGCCCCCCGCGGGTGGGAGGTCGTCCGTCTGCTCGACGGATCGGCGCCCGCGCGGCCCAGCGGGGACGACCTGGAAGCGCTCGCCAACGCCGTGCGCGAGGCGGCCCGCCCCCAGCAACGGGCGGCCGAGGCCGGCGGCGCACGCACCGTGGACCCCATGGAGGTCGCCCGCCGCGGCCACCTGCGCGTCCTGCGCTCCCCGGACAACTGA
- the manA gene encoding mannose-6-phosphate isomerase, class I, which produces MDRLDNTIRPYAWGSPTAIPHLLGVEPTGEPQAEMWMGAHPGAPSRTARGTLVDVIDAGPERELGTPAVAKFGPRLPFLLKILAAGAPLSLQVHPDLKQAQEGYADEERRGVPLDASHRNYKDANHKPELICALTEFDGLCGFRDPAETARLLDGLGVDSLKPYVDLLRAHPEDAALSEVLTAVLSADPAEMAHTVAEATAACTRLGGDYAPYAGLAHHYPGDPGVIAAMLLNHVRLQPGEALFLGAGIPHAYLNGLGVEIMANSDNVLRCGLTPKHVDVPELLRVVRFEARDAGVLRPEASPDGEEVYETPIDEFRLSRYALSEGGEPHDLTLETPQILLCTAGTVQAGEHRLTPGQSVFVPAAEKAEVSGAGTVFRATVIV; this is translated from the coding sequence ATGGACCGCCTCGACAACACCATCCGCCCCTACGCCTGGGGTTCGCCCACCGCCATCCCGCACCTCCTGGGCGTCGAGCCGACCGGCGAACCGCAGGCGGAGATGTGGATGGGAGCCCACCCGGGCGCTCCCTCGCGCACCGCGCGCGGCACACTCGTCGACGTCATCGACGCCGGCCCGGAGCGCGAACTGGGCACCCCCGCGGTCGCGAAGTTCGGCCCGCGGCTGCCCTTCCTGCTCAAGATCCTCGCCGCCGGCGCGCCGCTCTCCCTCCAGGTCCACCCCGACCTCAAGCAGGCCCAGGAGGGGTACGCCGACGAGGAACGGCGCGGCGTCCCCCTCGACGCGTCCCACCGCAACTACAAGGACGCCAACCACAAGCCCGAACTGATCTGCGCGCTCACCGAGTTCGACGGACTGTGCGGCTTCCGCGACCCGGCCGAGACCGCCCGCCTGCTCGACGGGCTCGGCGTCGACTCCCTGAAGCCGTACGTCGACCTGCTGCGCGCCCACCCCGAGGACGCCGCCCTGAGCGAGGTCCTCACCGCCGTCCTCAGCGCGGACCCCGCCGAGATGGCCCACACGGTCGCCGAGGCCACCGCCGCCTGCACCCGGCTCGGCGGCGACTACGCCCCCTACGCCGGCCTCGCCCACCACTACCCCGGCGACCCCGGCGTGATCGCCGCCATGCTCCTCAACCACGTCCGACTGCAGCCCGGCGAGGCCCTGTTCCTCGGTGCCGGCATCCCGCACGCCTACCTCAACGGCCTCGGCGTCGAGATCATGGCCAACTCCGACAACGTGCTGCGCTGCGGCCTGACCCCCAAACACGTCGACGTGCCCGAACTGCTGCGCGTGGTCCGCTTCGAGGCCCGCGACGCCGGCGTGCTGCGCCCCGAGGCGTCCCCGGACGGCGAGGAGGTCTACGAGACGCCGATCGACGAGTTCCGGCTCTCCCGGTACGCCCTGTCCGAGGGCGGCGAGCCCCACGACCTCACCCTGGAGACCCCGCAGATCCTGCTCTGCACCGCGGGCACCGTCCAGGCCGGCGAACACCGGCTCACGCCCGGCCAGTCGGTCTTCGTCCCGGCGGCCGAGAAGGCCGAGGTGTCCGGCGCGGGCACGGTCTTCCGCGCCACCGTGATCGTATGA
- a CDS encoding metallopeptidase family protein, with the protein MRGPIAPPQVPLAASRAEVFADLVQDSVERLERRWPQLADVDFVVLEVPRLDGRGTEAWSDEAVPLGGIVPAREGRRGRVVVYRRPVEIRTKGRDERAALVHEVVVEQVAELLGLTPETVDPRYGED; encoded by the coding sequence ATGCGGGGGCCGATCGCGCCGCCGCAGGTGCCGCTGGCGGCCAGCCGCGCCGAGGTGTTCGCGGACCTGGTGCAGGACTCCGTGGAGCGCCTGGAACGGCGGTGGCCGCAGCTCGCCGACGTCGACTTCGTGGTGCTCGAGGTGCCCCGCCTCGACGGGCGCGGCACGGAGGCGTGGAGCGACGAGGCCGTGCCACTGGGCGGGATCGTGCCCGCGCGCGAGGGGCGGCGGGGCCGGGTCGTGGTGTACCGGCGGCCGGTGGAGATCCGGACCAAGGGGCGGGACGAGCGGGCCGCGCTGGTGCACGAGGTGGTCGTGGAGCAGGTGGCGGAGCTGCTGGGGCTGACCCCGGAGACCGTGGACCCCCGCTACGGCGAGGACTAG
- a CDS encoding cation diffusion facilitator family transporter — protein sequence MSASGGTRAIVAALGANLAIAASKFVAFAFSGSSSMLAEGVHSLADSGNQFLLLIGGKKAQREATPQHPFGYGRERYIYAFLVSIVLFSVGGMFAIYEGYEKISHPHEIERWYWPVGVLLFAVIAEGFSFRTAIKESNELRGKLSWSQFIRRAKAPELPVVLLEDFGALIGLVLALVGVGLAVLTGNGVWDGIGTVCIGVLLVMIALVLAAETKSLLLGEAAGIEDVKKIEAAIVDGDTVTRVIHMRTLHLGPEELLIAAKIAVQHDDTAAEVAKAIDAAEARIRATVPIARVIYLEPDIYSEAEAAKGPDPAATPGGPTPHPAGH from the coding sequence ATGAGCGCGTCAGGCGGTACCAGGGCGATCGTGGCGGCACTCGGCGCCAACCTCGCGATCGCGGCATCGAAGTTCGTGGCGTTCGCGTTCAGCGGCTCCTCGTCGATGCTCGCCGAGGGCGTCCACTCGCTCGCCGACTCCGGCAACCAGTTCCTGCTGCTGATCGGCGGCAAGAAGGCCCAGCGCGAGGCGACCCCGCAGCACCCCTTCGGCTACGGCCGCGAGCGCTACATCTACGCCTTCCTCGTCTCCATCGTCCTCTTCTCGGTCGGCGGCATGTTCGCCATCTACGAGGGCTACGAGAAGATCAGCCACCCGCACGAGATCGAGCGCTGGTACTGGCCGGTGGGCGTCCTCCTCTTCGCGGTCATCGCCGAGGGCTTCTCCTTCCGCACCGCCATCAAGGAGTCCAACGAACTGCGCGGCAAGCTGTCCTGGTCGCAGTTCATCCGCCGGGCCAAGGCCCCCGAGCTGCCCGTCGTCCTCCTGGAGGACTTCGGCGCCCTCATCGGCCTGGTCCTCGCCCTCGTCGGCGTCGGCCTCGCCGTCCTCACCGGCAACGGCGTCTGGGACGGCATCGGCACCGTCTGCATCGGTGTCCTGCTGGTCATGATCGCCCTCGTGCTCGCCGCCGAGACCAAGTCACTGCTGCTCGGCGAGGCAGCCGGCATCGAGGACGTCAAGAAGATCGAGGCCGCGATCGTCGACGGCGACACCGTCACCCGCGTCATCCACATGCGCACCCTCCACCTCGGCCCCGAGGAACTGCTGATCGCCGCCAAGATCGCCGTCCAGCACGACGACACCGCCGCCGAGGTCGCGAAGGCCATCGACGCGGCCGAGGCCCGCATCCGCGCCACCGTCCCCATCGCCCGCGTCATCTACCTGGAACCGGACATCTACAGCGAGGCCGAGGCCGCCAAGGGACCCGACCCGGCGGCCACCCCGGGCGGTCCCACCCCGCACCCGGCCGGCCACTGA
- a CDS encoding phosphomannomutase/phosphoglucomutase translates to MAADLSQIVKAYDVRGVVPDQWDESLAGLFGAAFAEVTGAAAIVVGHDMRPSSPGLSRAFALGAAARGVDVTEIGLCSTDQLYYASGALDLPGAMFTASHNPAQYNGIKMCRAGAAPVGQDTGLAEIRELAERWLESGAPEPAAAPGTLTTRETLDDYAAHLRSLVDLTSVRPLKVVVDAGNGMGGHTVPTVFAGLPLTLVPMYFELDGTFPNHEANPLDPANIVDLQKRVPAEGADLGIAFDGDADRCFVVDENGDPVSPSAITALVAARELARNGGTGTVIHNLITSRTVPEVVKENGGTPARTRVGHSFIKAEMARAGAIFGGEHSAHYYFKDFWNADTGMLAALHVLAALGGQDGPLSALVAQYDRYAGSGEINSTVADQAGRLAAIRAAYAGRPGITLDDLDGLTVSAADWWFNVRPSNTEPLLRLNAEAKDEATMTKIRDEALAIIRA, encoded by the coding sequence GTGGCTGCTGATCTGTCGCAGATCGTGAAGGCGTACGACGTACGCGGAGTGGTCCCGGACCAGTGGGACGAGTCGCTGGCCGGCCTCTTCGGCGCCGCCTTCGCCGAGGTGACGGGCGCGGCGGCGATCGTCGTCGGCCACGACATGCGCCCCTCGTCCCCCGGCCTGTCCCGCGCGTTCGCGCTCGGCGCCGCGGCGCGCGGCGTGGACGTCACCGAGATCGGCCTGTGCTCGACGGACCAGCTCTACTACGCCTCGGGCGCGCTGGACCTGCCGGGCGCGATGTTCACGGCCTCCCACAACCCGGCGCAGTACAACGGCATCAAGATGTGCCGGGCCGGCGCCGCCCCCGTCGGCCAGGACACCGGCCTCGCCGAGATCCGCGAACTCGCCGAGCGGTGGCTGGAGTCGGGCGCCCCGGAACCGGCCGCCGCGCCGGGAACCCTCACCACCCGCGAGACGCTGGACGACTACGCGGCGCACCTGCGCTCCCTCGTCGACCTGACCTCGGTCCGCCCCCTGAAGGTCGTCGTCGACGCAGGCAACGGCATGGGCGGCCACACCGTTCCCACCGTCTTCGCCGGACTGCCCCTCACCCTCGTCCCGATGTACTTCGAACTGGACGGCACCTTCCCCAACCACGAGGCCAACCCGCTCGACCCGGCCAACATCGTGGACCTGCAGAAGCGGGTCCCCGCGGAGGGCGCCGACCTCGGCATCGCCTTCGACGGCGACGCCGACCGCTGCTTCGTCGTCGACGAGAACGGCGACCCGGTCTCCCCGTCCGCGATCACCGCGCTGGTCGCCGCGCGCGAACTGGCCCGCAACGGCGGCACGGGCACCGTCATCCACAACCTGATCACCTCCCGCACGGTCCCGGAGGTCGTGAAGGAGAACGGCGGCACCCCGGCCCGCACCCGCGTCGGCCACTCCTTCATCAAGGCCGAGATGGCCCGCGCAGGCGCGATCTTCGGCGGCGAGCACTCCGCCCACTACTACTTCAAGGACTTCTGGAACGCCGACACCGGCATGCTGGCCGCTCTGCACGTCCTCGCGGCCCTCGGCGGCCAGGACGGCCCGCTGTCCGCCCTCGTCGCCCAGTACGACCGCTACGCGGGCTCCGGCGAGATCAACTCCACCGTCGCCGACCAGGCCGGCCGCCTCGCCGCGATCCGCGCCGCCTACGCGGGCCGCCCCGGCATCACCCTCGACGACCTCGACGGCCTCACCGTCTCCGCCGCCGACTGGTGGTTCAACGTCCGCCCGTCCAACACCGAGCCGCTGCTGCGCCTGAACGCGGAGGCCAAGGACGAGGCGACGATGACCAAGATCCGTGACGAGGCGCTGGCGATCATCCGCGCCTGA
- a CDS encoding DUF5719 family protein, producing the protein MKRTTLSLIAGTAALAAVTAFAALDAPAASSAGAGTAKAAAELPVERTSLLCPAPSVSDIADTSYTSFTPVTQGTTGAGKAELRSAAEQSADGTGDGTAGKGKTGKGKKKADAPVLAPKAPGTPATGDTSGADAPALVGTADGKFAPGWTVQETTAVAAGTGRGLLGVACTAPDTEFWFPGAATSADRTDYVHLTNPDDSAAVVDIELYGKNGAIKSAVGDGFTIPPHASKPVLLSTLTDERQTDLTVHVSVRSGRVGAAVQALDDKVGGDWLAAADDPAGSLVLPGIPKDATDVRLIAFTPGDADADLKVRLASPGGLITPAGNETLHVKSGMTTAADLGAVTRGEAGSLVLTPTDRSVPVVAALRVVRGKGAKQETAFIPATAPVGTRATAADNSGKSTTLSVTAPTTTATVKVTASAGSEGGAPATKTYTIKAGTTQDIAAPAPSSGKGTYALTVETVSGGPVYAARTLAATEAGVPGFTIQTLPSDRGLVAVPEADEDLAVLQK; encoded by the coding sequence GTGAAGCGCACCACCCTGTCCCTGATCGCCGGCACGGCCGCGCTGGCCGCCGTCACCGCCTTCGCCGCGCTGGACGCGCCGGCCGCGTCGAGCGCGGGGGCGGGCACCGCCAAGGCGGCCGCCGAACTGCCCGTGGAGCGCACGAGCCTGCTGTGCCCCGCGCCGAGCGTCTCCGACATCGCCGACACGTCGTACACGTCGTTCACCCCGGTCACCCAGGGCACGACGGGCGCCGGCAAGGCCGAACTCCGGTCCGCGGCCGAGCAGTCGGCGGACGGCACGGGTGACGGCACGGCCGGCAAGGGCAAGACGGGCAAGGGCAAGAAGAAGGCCGACGCGCCCGTCCTCGCGCCGAAGGCGCCCGGCACGCCCGCCACCGGCGACACCTCCGGCGCCGACGCGCCCGCGCTGGTCGGCACCGCCGACGGGAAGTTCGCCCCCGGCTGGACCGTCCAGGAGACCACCGCGGTCGCCGCGGGCACCGGCCGCGGCCTCCTGGGTGTCGCCTGCACCGCCCCGGACACCGAGTTCTGGTTCCCGGGCGCCGCCACCTCCGCCGACCGCACCGACTACGTGCACCTCACCAACCCGGACGACTCCGCCGCCGTCGTCGACATCGAGCTCTACGGCAAGAACGGCGCCATCAAGTCCGCGGTGGGCGACGGCTTCACCATCCCGCCGCACGCCAGCAAGCCGGTCCTGCTCTCGACGCTCACCGACGAGCGGCAGACCGACCTGACCGTGCACGTCAGCGTCCGCAGCGGACGGGTCGGCGCGGCCGTGCAGGCCCTGGACGACAAGGTGGGCGGCGACTGGCTGGCCGCCGCCGACGACCCGGCCGGCAGCCTGGTCCTGCCCGGCATCCCGAAGGACGCCACCGACGTCCGCCTGATCGCCTTCACGCCCGGCGACGCCGACGCCGACCTGAAGGTCCGGCTGGCCTCGCCCGGCGGCCTGATCACCCCGGCGGGCAACGAGACCCTGCACGTCAAGTCCGGCATGACGACCGCCGCCGACCTCGGCGCCGTCACCCGCGGCGAGGCCGGCTCCCTGGTCCTCACCCCCACCGACCGGTCCGTGCCGGTCGTGGCGGCGCTGCGGGTGGTCCGCGGCAAGGGCGCCAAGCAGGAGACCGCGTTCATCCCGGCCACGGCGCCCGTCGGCACGCGCGCGACCGCGGCCGACAACAGCGGCAAGAGCACGACGCTCTCCGTGACCGCGCCCACCACCACGGCGACGGTCAAGGTCACCGCGTCGGCGGGCAGCGAGGGCGGCGCACCGGCGACGAAGACCTACACGATCAAGGCGGGCACCACCCAGGACATCGCGGCACCGGCCCCGTCCTCAGGGAAGGGCACCTACGCGCTCACGGTGGAGACCGTCTCCGGCGGCCCGGTGTACGCCGCCCGGACCCTCGCGGCCACCGAGGCCGGCGTCCCCGGCTTCACCATCCAGACGCTCCCGAGCGACCGGGGCCTGGTGGCCGTGCCGGAGGCGGACGAGGACCTGGCGGTCCTGCAGAAGTAG
- a CDS encoding Trm112 family protein → MPLEAGLLEILACPACHAPLKEQDAELICTGQDCGLAYPVRDGIPVLLVDEARRPA, encoded by the coding sequence ATGCCGCTCGAAGCCGGCCTCCTGGAGATCCTCGCCTGCCCGGCCTGCCACGCCCCCCTCAAGGAGCAGGACGCCGAGCTGATCTGCACCGGCCAGGACTGCGGTCTGGCCTACCCCGTCCGCGACGGCATCCCGGTCCTGCTCGTCGACGAGGCCCGCCGCCCGGCCTAG
- a CDS encoding SIS domain-containing protein translates to MLDESLLDSPEGLGEADRRGLLRGAAEAGARVRTAARHAAEAGVRELKPDGRPRAVLIAGPGAAATHTADLLGSLAGPGSPVIRLAPTGVAPAAGALRWELPGWAGSVDLLLLATPDGTEPSLSLLAEQAYRRGCSVVAVAPAGTPLAEAVSGAHGLLVPMATAPYDQEEPLAASSSGVFWALLTPLLALLDRIGLLTAAPDDLEKVADRLDHIAERCGPAIATYSNPAKTLAAELADSLPVVWTEGTSAGPAGRRFAAALAELAGRPAVVAELPEALAAHSALLAGPLAASADPDDFFRDRVEEPPALHARVVLLRDRPIGGLTAAPGARDLALSHDTPISELEPEEGGDLETLAELIAVTDFAAVYLALASGA, encoded by the coding sequence ATGCTCGACGAATCGCTGCTCGACAGCCCGGAGGGCCTCGGCGAGGCCGACCGCCGGGGCCTCCTGCGCGGCGCGGCCGAGGCCGGCGCCCGCGTGCGCACCGCGGCCCGGCACGCCGCCGAGGCCGGCGTCAGGGAGCTCAAGCCCGACGGCCGCCCCCGCGCCGTCCTGATCGCCGGACCCGGCGCGGCCGCCACCCACACCGCCGACCTGCTCGGCTCCCTCGCCGGACCCGGCAGCCCCGTCATCCGGCTGGCGCCCACCGGCGTCGCCCCTGCCGCGGGCGCCCTGCGCTGGGAACTCCCGGGCTGGGCCGGCTCCGTCGACCTGCTGCTGCTCGCCACCCCGGACGGCACCGAACCCAGCCTGTCCCTGCTCGCCGAGCAGGCCTACCGCCGCGGCTGCTCCGTCGTCGCCGTGGCCCCGGCCGGCACCCCGCTCGCCGAGGCCGTCTCCGGCGCCCACGGCCTGCTCGTCCCGATGGCGACGGCACCGTACGACCAGGAGGAACCGCTCGCCGCGTCCTCCTCGGGCGTCTTCTGGGCCCTGCTCACCCCGCTGCTCGCGCTCCTCGACCGCATCGGCCTGCTCACCGCGGCGCCCGACGACCTGGAGAAGGTCGCCGACCGCCTGGACCACATCGCCGAACGCTGCGGCCCCGCCATCGCGACCTACAGCAACCCGGCCAAGACCCTCGCCGCCGAACTCGCCGACTCCCTGCCCGTCGTCTGGACCGAGGGCACCTCCGCCGGGCCCGCGGGCCGCCGCTTCGCCGCCGCCCTCGCCGAACTGGCCGGCCGCCCCGCCGTCGTCGCCGAACTCCCCGAGGCGCTCGCCGCGCACAGCGCCCTGCTGGCCGGCCCCCTCGCCGCCAGCGCCGACCCCGACGACTTCTTCCGCGACCGGGTGGAGGAGCCGCCGGCGCTGCACGCGCGCGTGGTGCTGCTCCGCGACCGCCCCATCGGCGGCCTCACCGCCGCCCCCGGCGCCCGCGACCTGGCCCTCAGCCACGACACCCCGATCAGCGAACTCGAACCGGAGGAGGGCGGCGACCTGGAGACCCTCGCTGAACTGATCGCCGTCACGGATTTCGCCGCTGTTTACCTGGCGCTCGCTTCCGGGGCCTGA
- a CDS encoding RDD family protein, with protein sequence MSELVTGEAVALELRPAKLPSRALAVLLDLVVAVVGYIAVTVVLVAATASLDEAAQVALSIATFLLVLVGAPIAVETLSHGRSLGKLAFGLRVVRDDGGPIRFRHALVRGAIGVVEILMTFGVVACIASLVSARGRRLGDVFAGTLVVRERIPVGPAGVVPPPPPELAGRFGELDLSAVPDGLWLAVRQYLTRMRQLDPQVSWDMAQRLAADLSARTGAQPPQGVHPTAFLAAVVHERQAREARQAFAGRPAGAGAYPVGAYPPGGYEAGGAQPQAPGWPQDPAHHAQPARPNQFASPAPPSVPFAEPAEPAPAQTQDGASRWSRAAGARPVSGQRDEVSPDRPVNSGPGSGSASGSTGFVPPA encoded by the coding sequence GTGAGTGAGCTGGTGACCGGTGAGGCGGTGGCGCTCGAACTGCGGCCCGCGAAGCTGCCGAGCAGGGCGCTCGCGGTGCTGCTCGACCTGGTCGTGGCCGTGGTCGGCTACATCGCGGTGACCGTGGTGCTGGTGGCGGCGACCGCTTCGCTGGACGAGGCGGCGCAGGTCGCGCTGTCGATCGCGACCTTCCTGCTGGTGCTGGTCGGCGCCCCGATCGCGGTGGAGACGCTCAGCCACGGGCGCTCGCTGGGCAAGCTCGCGTTCGGGCTGCGTGTGGTGCGGGACGACGGGGGGCCGATCCGGTTCCGGCACGCGCTGGTGCGCGGTGCCATCGGGGTCGTCGAGATCCTGATGACGTTCGGGGTCGTGGCCTGCATCGCCTCGCTGGTGTCGGCGCGGGGCAGGCGGCTCGGGGACGTGTTCGCGGGCACGCTGGTCGTGCGCGAGCGGATTCCCGTCGGGCCGGCCGGTGTCGTGCCTCCGCCGCCGCCGGAGCTGGCGGGGCGGTTCGGCGAGCTCGACCTGTCGGCCGTACCGGACGGCCTGTGGCTGGCCGTCCGGCAGTACCTGACGCGGATGCGGCAGCTCGATCCCCAGGTGTCCTGGGACATGGCGCAGCGGCTCGCGGCCGATCTCTCGGCTCGTACCGGTGCCCAGCCGCCGCAGGGTGTGCACCCCACCGCGTTCCTCGCGGCCGTGGTCCACGAGCGGCAGGCGCGTGAGGCGCGGCAGGCGTTCGCGGGCCGGCCAGCCGGCGCGGGTGCGTACCCGGTGGGTGCGTATCCGCCAGGTGGGTACGAGGCGGGGGGCGCTCAGCCGCAGGCGCCGGGGTGGCCGCAGGACCCCGCGCACCACGCCCAGCCGGCCCGGCCGAATCAGTTCGCTTCGCCCGCTCCGCCCTCCGTCCCCTTCGCCGAGCCCGCCGAACCGGCGCCGGCTCAGACCCAGGACGGGGCCTCGCGGTGGTCCCGGGCTGCCGGGGCGCGGCCGGTCTCGGGTCAGCGGGACGAGGTGTCGCCGGACCGGCCGGTGAACTCGGGTCCGGGCTCGGGTTCGGCTTCCGGTTCCACCGGCTTCGTGCCTCCGGCGTAG